DNA sequence from the Vanrija pseudolonga chromosome 7, complete sequence genome:
AGCTGCCAGAGTCCTTGAACTCGACCCAGCTGCCAAGACGGAACTCTCCCTTGTCAATCTTGGTCTTGTTGCAAGGCTTTGGGCCGTTGCACTGGGCACGGGCGCTCGGTGCCACCTCCAACCTGTATCCTCCGggcattgtgtgtgtgcgtggggGTGATGGATGGGTCAATGAGGATAAAGTTGACGAGGGAAGGGGAGGATGGATGCGGTCGCCTGGATGGAGGATTGTAGCAGTGTACCCGCCTGACGGCTGCCAGGAGAGTGGCGGATGCCCGCGGTGGAGGTAGGCACAGACATTGACGACTGACTGGACTGGTTGACAACTGACTGACGGAAGTAAAATCTCAGTCGTCACGCTATGGTCACGTGATGATGGGTTCAAGCCTCGTCGCGCAAACGCGACTGTTGCATCATTGTCGAtccgacgcgcggcggcgacgacgggcagtGAGCGGCAAAAGGGGGCATCGCGAGCCGGCGGCCAGGGTTTCCTCCAACCGCCATCGCTTGGGCCAGGGAATGGCGCACAGTTTGTAATGGGCCTACCACCATATATTCCATTCTGGGTAATGAATCAACAAAAACGGAAATCTAATAGTGTCGTTTGTTGTAACGTTACACACCCAGAGGTGTAACAACATTGTGCCTAGGGACGACCCCCCTTCCCCCTTCAGTCGTCTCACATcgcaacacacacacactgctCGATGACAACAAGGCGACATCTGGATCACACTGGGTAGCTATTGTGCATCTCTTGTCATTGTACTAGACTTGCCCTTCCTGTGCTTTTaacacgtcgtcgacacacacacagtaacgacaacaacaacacatTCTCCCACGTGTGCTCGTCATATACCAATCGTACCTTGGTCACATTGCCCCCAGGCATCCCCTGCCGCCACCCACCAGACCCTCTCTCTCCCTCAAGCCAAAGCCCAAGCCCAGGCAAACCTAACGGGGATCCTCTGCTAGACCTCGTCTTTGTAACAGGCGTACATCTGCTGTTACTCTTCTCTCCATCTCCAACTCTTCCACACTCGTTTAACCCAACTGCGCTCTTGCGCATCGCCCAACACACCCCCAGTGGTCATCGGGTGTGACCGAAACACACCATGACTTCTCCCACCTCCcaggcgccgctgccgtcgtcggcagtcTCCCCCGCTGCGACCATTCGCCCTCGCAACCTCGGCGATCCGGAGCAGCAGGCTGcttcgacgtcgtcggctaGCAACGAGCCGCCTACCCCAacacagcagcagcagcaccgtgGTTCGACCGGCAGTGCCGTGAGTGACGGCTCCTCCTTAGGTTACCGACGCCCCCCTTACTCGCCGGTGGCCACCTCTGTCGGCTTGCTGACCCGAGGATTGCAGTGGAGCCCAGGAAGCCTGCCCACAACCCCGCTGTCGCCATActccgccggcgtcggcatccCCGGCCGGTCTGGATCTGTGGCATCGACCGATGACGACTACGCTACTCCGCGCAACACAAGCTACTTCCCTACCGAGTCACGCCGCGTGAGCGAGGTCCGGGGAACGACACCTCGTGGACAGCAAGGCAGCACCGGCAGAGTTCCGTCACCCGGTATCTCTGCGCACACCGGGTCGAGCAGCTTCGGGAGATCGtcccgccctcgcgctgccCTCGGCTCCACGGCCGAAGGTGCAGAGCATCGCCCCTCGATCTCCCGTTCCGCTTCTCGTGTGCGTCTCCCCATTCCTCAGAAAAAGGAGGCAAAGGATGGTtacgccgaggacgacgaagatgaTGAGGCGCACATTGTCGACCGCGGAGAGGACCTGATCCGTCGCCGTCTcaaggagcgcaagcgcgctaaaaaggagaaggagcgcgagcgtgagcgccgtCTCGCTGCTGAGGAGCTTGAAGCTccagagggcgaggaggaggtgcccAGTCAGCCTACTTCGGCAGCGACTGAGTCATTCCACACGGCGCCGATCCGTGCTGCGGCGCTGAGCCCGGCAAGAGACCCTCGACAGCGCACCGTGTCGAGAACCCGGTACCCGAGCGGCCGCCACTACTCGGCTCCAGGTCGCGCCCGCTCTGAGAGTGTCGACGAGGTCTCTCAGCGTGACCTCGCCGACTCTATCCAGTCgatcgtcgacgaggacgagattgaCGAGCAGGTCCCCCCTCcgatcgaggaggacgaggacgaggatgagatTCACGAGGATGgcacggtcgacgaggaggagggtgacgagCATGACGAAGAAGATGACGACAGCCCTGGTGATGAAGAAGGTGTCACGCTCAAGGATCGTCAGGATGTAAGTCGTTAGTCACCATCACCGTGCTGACACCCAGGCCATCAACATTGAGCACCCCTTCGGTCTGCCCATTTGGAAGCCCGCGCTGTACCGCAAGTCGCGTTCCGTTACGCGCAATGCCGAGTCTGCCCTTCACTCGATTCCATCCGCTGCAGCTGAGCGTCACCTGCTCCTCGGTAACCTTCTCTGGACCGTGCTGTTTGGTTGGTGGCTGGGCCTCATTTTCGCTGTCGTTGCTTTCATCGTCAGCATCGCGGAGTTCCTGGCTGGTGGTCGTGGCGGGTACGCCGAGACGCTCCGCGGCTTGGCCTGGTACATTACTTGGCCCTTTGGCAAGTatgtcgagggcgagggtgctCCTCCagagcttgtcgacgacgataaGGACGACACTACTCatcacgacgaggagaacaacaacaactaTGGCACTATCGCCCCGACTCCCCAGCGCACGCTTActacctcgacgtcgtcatcGACCACTATTAAGCCCCTCAGCGTCACTGGGTTATCCAACCTCCCTGATGAGCCTGCCGGATCGTCTCGCCGTGAGACCCGCCACGCGGCCGTTTCGTTTGCGCCAGGCGTCAAGTCACCGACTCCGTCCCCGGTGCCCGAGGAGGCCCCTCTCCTCAAAGGTCCAGGCTGCTTCCGCAAGCACTTGAACCGCCGTGCCAAGTTTATCGGCTCGCTTCTCTACTGGCCCTTGTTCCTCTTTGTTGTTGGACCGCTCATGCTTATCGTGTGCTTGATCTGCTGGTCCCTTGTCATCACGATTCCCATGGCCAAGCTCACCTGGGAGCTGCTCAACCTTCTGTGGAACCGGCCCTTGGAGATTAACTTCCGTGCTGCGCCAAAGGTTGCTGTCCCAACCGAGGTCCCCGGCGACCAGAGCGATGgccggtcgtcgagcacgtccaCCGACTCACCCAGCGTCGTCCTcaagcgccagcgcctcCATGCCGGCCAAATCGCCCCCACCTCTGGACCCACGTCCACTGTTCTGCTCTGCACCtaccgcgccgtcggcctccAGTACTACAAGTATACGGTCGGCGGAGTCAACATCATGTTCATCAACCTTCTCCCGCTGGTTTTCTTTACGATCATTGACGGCATCATCATTCTCCCTGCTGTGGAGAAACGGCACGAGAACGGTCAACCAGTCTCCCCCTTCTTCAACCTCATTGCATCGCAAGCACTCATCTTtgttctcggcctcgcaAGTGTCATTCCCCTGTCCTACTTTATCGGCATGGCTGTCGCCTCCATCTCGGCACAGAGTTCTATCGGCATGGGTGCTGTCATCAATGCCACGTTCGGTTCGATCATCGAAATTGTGCTCTACGGAATTGCTCTGACCCAGGGCAAGggccgactcgtcgagggATCCATTGTCGGCTCCATTCTCGCTGGTGTGCTCTTGATGCCTGGTGCCAGTATGTGCTCTGGTGCATtcaagcgcaaggagcaAAAGTTCAACGCCAAGAGTGCTGGTGTGACGTCCACCATGCTCATCATGGCCATCATTGGAACCCTCACCCCCACCATGTTCTACCAGACGTACGGCTCCTTCCAGCTTCACTGCGAGGGCTGCCCCCCTCCTGGTGAGGGAGGACCGCTCACTCCAGAGGAGGTCTGGAACTGCAACCACTGCTACTATGAGCACCCGGACCCCGTGACCGACCCCTTCTACCAAGACCAGGTCAAGCAGCTCATGTACGCCTGTGCTGCTATTCTGCTTCTCGTaagtcgtcgtcactgcgTCTGTGCTGACGCCCTAGTCGTACCTGATCGGCCTGTGGTTCTCGCTCCGCACGCACGCGTCGCAGATCTGGCAGAACCCGCAAAAGGTGATGGTCAAGGAGGATCTCCCCGTTGCTCAACGCGCTGCTATCGCCCGCATCACCCCCGCGGCACTGAACAACCCCATTTTGCCCTTGCACAACAACCGCCCCGGATCTATCAGAGACGGACAGACGCCTCGCAGAGGGCAGAGTCCTCGCCGCACGTCGGGAGGCTCTCCACTCAACTCGCGCAGAGAGCTTGGCACACCCGGGCAAGCGGAGACTCAAGTTGGCCCGCACACGGGCTACACGCCGTTCCTCGAGTCACTCGAGCGCGGAAAGCCGCCTAACATCGATTCTCTCCCACCGACACTTACTAGCGAAGAtttccgccgcgccgtccacaCGCTTGCCACTGTGAGCGCTTTACACCAGCAGCAACGCAAggagcagcaccaccagcagcaggtTGTGgcagaggaggaagaggaggagcacggcggccacgaggcgccgagctggacgcgtGGTGTCAGTGCTGCCGTCCTGCTCGGTTGCACGGTGCTGTACGCCATCATTGCCGAGGtccttgtcgacgtcgtcgacgtcgtcctcaagGGCAGTGGCATCGATGAGAAGTTCCTCGGCCTCACACTCTTCGCCCTCGTCCCCAACACGACCGAGTTTATGAACGCCATGTCGTTTGCGATGAACGGCAACATTGCTCTGAGTATGGAGATTGGTTCAGCGTACGCCCTCCAGGTGTGCCTGCTCCAGATTCCTGCCATGGTGTTGTTCAGCGCGTTGTACAACCCCACCAAGCTGGGCGACCAGGTTGACACCTTTACGTGAGTACTGCCTTTGCAGCGCAACGCTGACGACCACAGTCTCATCTTCCCTCGCTGGGACGTCATTGCCATCATTCTCTCCATTTTCCTCCTCACCTACACCTACATTGAAGCGCGCAGCAACTACCACCGTGGCTCGATCCTGATCCTGGCGTGAGTCAACTCTATCGGGCCCGAACGACGGCTTGGCTGACGCAAGCAGGTACATTGTCCTCGTGCTTGGCTTCTACTATGCGCCGAACCCAACCGAGAACCACTCGGAGACgggtgtcgtcgtcggacccGACATGGTGTCGAacgtcgtgtcgtcgctcTCTCTCAGCATGACCAAGTTGTGGACATGAAccgcagcaacaacaacaacctgATTCATCCCTGTTTAATGATGTCATTTGCATCGAAATGTGAAGTTGTGTGTGTCGAAATGTGGGCCAAGAGGTCGCTGGGGGAATAGGTCGAGCCAAGCAATTGATAAGGTGCGCAGGCGCACGAGGTAGTAGCCGAATGGATGTGGCATGGGCATGGGTGTGGCTATTGTGTGTGACTCTGGGCAGTTATTACGTCCCGACCTTGTCTTGGTTTCCCTTGCGGCATCTCCCTGCAAGCGGTGACGAGCGACGGCGTGACGACGGGCTGGCCGTCACTGCCCACACACATGGGATGACGGTGCGGCGCAGGCCAATGACAGCGTCCGACGCGAcgtgtcgtcgctcgccgtgGCTGACAGTCACCACCTGTGGCGTCTGTAGAGCCAGCCGCGGCTTGTCTTGGCATTCACACCTCGGTGATACACACGGATGTGACGGAGGTGACGGGGTGAGTGACGCGGGGGGAGGGAGTAGCCGGAGAGGCGGGGGTGGCAGCCTAGAGGGGCCAGAGCATCGCGCACACAGCAGATTGACTGACACATTGTACACCACAGCAGAGGCATGCCTCATGTCTGCCTGTGCGGGTGCGGCTCGGATCGGGATCGACAGGGGCCGGGTTGGGTGCAGTGCGGCCGTGTTTCGCGGtacgctccgccgccgccgccgcacggcGTATCCTGGGCGCACGTTGGGCGCATAGACCCACAGCGGCCACCGGACGggcccgacggcgcggcgtcgccccctcgcctcgccaagTGTGCTGCGGTGGTCTTTGTTCTCCGCCGTGGCAGGCACAACAGGGGTGGTCGTCTAtccgctcgccctcgagccaagcaagcaagctcGCAAGCTCGGTACTCGTCGAGCAAGCTCGCTACTCATCTCGCCTGCCCACTCTGCCCGCCTACCCACCCCTCCGCGGTGCGTGCGAGAAATGTTATGCCACTACTCCaccgcctcccccacctccccccccTTCTCCTCCCCCATCGGACCACCGCCCGGAGGCGTACCGAACTCTCGCTTGCGGACGCATCCGCCGGCGCCATACTACATTGCACCATTTCGAGAACGATTGAGTGTAGGATTACGCTAGGCCCAGGGTCTGCGAGCCTTGTGGAGGAAATCCACTCGTCGTGCTCCCTGAGGATATACACTGCTGTGTTGTGCCATTTCGAGTTGGTTTTGCGGGGCATGCGTGGCTGCGGATGCCACTGGTGTTGCGGATCCGATGGGCCCGTTGCGTGCTGGAACgtgtgtcggcggcggcgtcgtcgggctcgggaATGGCGGTGTTGGCGATTCAGTccctggcggcgcggcgcggcgcggcgcgtccaTCGTATCGCActtgtgctgctgcactTGCGCTGTTATGGTTAATCGCGCGTTGTGTTGCAGCTGCCCGGGCATGCCAGCTAAGGCCAGATGTGAACCCGTAGTGTGGCCGTAGCGTGCGAGTCGACACGGCTGAAACGGGCTGGGACTGTCCTCTCTTGGTGAGGCCatggccgtcgaggcgcggcCATACAGCCACTGCCGCACTTTACTCAGCACATGCCCGCGGCAAGTTCTAGACTTGGGCCCCCGGGTCTTTTACGACTTTTGTCATTTCAGGGGTGGTTGACGTGTCAgggagcagcagctggcACGGGGGGGAAGCAGAGCCACGGCAGCACCAATTGGGTGCGAGTGCCAAGACTGTCGTGGCGGCCTGGGTGGGATGCCTCGTTGCCCAAAGAAGGGTGGGCCCGGTTATGGAGGACGTGGTGGCCTTGGCAGGTGACCTTGCCAGGACGAGCGGGCGTCTGGCGTCCGGCCTCTGGTGCCCTTTgtgcgctgctgcctgcctgctgcaaCGCAACTCTGTTAGTGATCGCCGGGGAGGGCAAAAGGTAAAAGcacgcaacgacgacggcctcacgccgcccgcccgccgccccgcgccgcccgcgacccTGTACATCCAGCACTGGACTGACTCACTTGGCATGGTTAattgcagccagccagcgcggtgacgacgaccacgacgaccagaGACACGACAGTGGTAGCCATCGAGGCGGTGCAACCTACACGTCTAGATTATTACCAGTCGCACATTTCGTCAGCT
Encoded proteins:
- the VNX1 gene encoding Low affinity vacuolar monovalent cation/H(+) antiporter gives rise to the protein MTSPTSQAPLPSSAVSPAATIRPRNLGDPEQQAASTSSASNEPPTPTQQQQHRGSTGSAWSPGSLPTTPLSPYSAGVGIPGRSGSVASTDDDYATPRNTSYFPTESRRVSEVRGTTPRGQQGSTGRVPSPGISAHTGSSSFGRSSRPRAALGSTAEGAEHRPSISRSASRVRLPIPQKKEAKDGYAEDDEDDEAHIVDRGEDLIRRRLKERKRAKKEKERERERRLAAEELEAPEGEEEVPSQPTSAATESFHTAPIRAAALSPARDPRQRTVSRTRYPSGRHYSAPGRARSESVDEVSQRDLADSIQSIVDEDEIDEQVPPPIEEDEDEDEIHEDGTVDEEEGDEHDEEDDDSPGDEEGVTLKDRQDAINIEHPFGLPIWKPALYRKSRSVTRNAESALHSIPSAAAERHLLLGNLLWTVLFGWWLGLIFAVVAFIVSIAEFLAGGRGGYAETLRGLAWYITWPFGKYVEGEGAPPELVDDDKDDTTHHDEENNNNYGTIAPTPQRTLTTSTSSSTTIKPLSVTGLSNLPDEPAGSSRRETRHAAVSFAPGVKSPTPSPVPEEAPLLKGPGCFRKHLNRRAKFIGSLLYWPLFLFVVGPLMLIVCLICWSLVITIPMAKLTWELLNLLWNRPLEINFRAAPKVAVPTEVPGDQSDGRSSSTSTDSPSVVLKRQRLHAGQIAPTSGPTSTVLLCTYRAVGLQYYKYTVGGVNIMFINLLPLVFFTIIDGIIILPAVEKRHENGQPVSPFFNLIASQALIFVLGLASVIPLSYFIGMAVASISAQSSIGMGAVINATFGSIIEIVLYGIALTQGKGRLVEGSIVGSILAGVLLMPGASMCSGAFKRKEQKFNAKSAGVTSTMLIMAIIGTLTPTMFYQTYGSFQLHCEGCPPPGEGGPLTPEEVWNCNHCYYEHPDPVTDPFYQDQVKQLMYACAAILLLSYLIGLWFSLRTHASQIWQNPQKVMVKEDLPVAQRAAIARITPAALNNPILPLHNNRPGSIRDGQTPRRGQSPRRTSGGSPLNSRRELGTPGQAETQVGPHTGYTPFLESLERGKPPNIDSLPPTLTSEDFRRAVHTLATVSALHQQQRKEQHHQQQVVAEEEEEEHGGHEAPSWTRGVSAAVLLGCTVLYAIIAEVLVDVVDVVLKGSGIDEKFLGLTLFALVPNTTEFMNAMSFAMNGNIALSMEIGSAYALQVCLLQIPAMVLFSALYNPTKLGDQVDTFTLIFPRWDVIAIILSIFLLTYTYIEARSNYHRGSILILAYIVLVLGFYYAPNPTENHSETGVVVGPDMVSNVVSSLSLSMTKLWT